From the Solanum lycopersicum chromosome 10, SLM_r2.1 genome, one window contains:
- the LOC101267070 gene encoding mediator of RNA polymerase II transcription subunit 20a-like: MSIKWVLCWQPNAGTTINSQILIEVSNCVESINGVKEGVWKNTFCFYKPMLKEQANASQFPQHFLGASLQEQPDKFFMALSRQRLIVEAESSMQTIMEKLQSYRIKLALNCEGFQYRLGYFRVRVGKVVPINSENLRGIVMEMEYLPISKWKTSHLIMSEFLEILKETLGKKSLPGHFVHDEPNF; the protein is encoded by the exons ATGTCAATCAAATG GGTTTTGTGTTGGCAGCCAAATGCAGGTACAACAATCAATAGTCAAATACTGATAGAAGTATCTAATTGTGTTGAGAGTATTAATGGTGTTAAAGAAGGAGTATGGAAAAATACCTTTTGCTTCTATAAGCCCATGCTCAAAG aACAAGCAAATGCATCACAATTTCCCCAACATTTTTTGGGGGCTTCACTTCAAGAACAACCCGACAAGTTTTTCATGGCACTTAGTAGGCAACGACTGATTGTGGAAGCAGAATCATCAATGCAAACGATAATGGAGAAATTACAATCTTACAGAATAAAGTTAGCACTTAATTGTGAg GGATTTCAGTATCGACTTGGTTACTTCCGAGTGCGAGTAGGCAAAGTTGTTCCAATAAATTCTGAGAACTTGAGGGGAATAGTTATGGAG ATGGAGTATCTTCCGATTTCCAAATGGAAAACATCACATCTGATTATGAGTGAATTCTTAGAGATATTGAAGGAAACTCTTGGGAAAAAATCATTACCAGGTCATTTTGTGCACGATGAACCGAACTTTTAA
- the LOC101250552 gene encoding dirigent protein 22-like: protein MEKIKLVLLLFFMGFMAQGVELGPNAVEKWFDKLPHAKQKVTKFHFYFHDIVSGKNPSAITIAQSNMTSKSPTFFGSVAMIDDPLTVGPEPNSTIVGRAQGIYGSADQNEAGLLMTYNIVFTTGKYNGSTLSVLGRNPIFNQYREMSIIGGSGVFRLAQGIATAKTYWFNTTSGDAVVEYNVIVLHYSH, encoded by the coding sequence atggaaaaaataaagttaGTTTTATTGCTTTTCTTCATGGGTTTTATGGCTCAAGGTGTTGAATTAGGTCCCAACGCTGTTGAAAAATGGTTCGATAAGCTTCCTCATGCAAAGCAAAAGGTAACTAAATTTCATTTCTATTTTCACGACATAGTTAGTGGAAAAAATCCAAGTGCAATTACAATAGCACAGTCAAATATGACTTCTAAATCCCCAACTTTCTTTGGTTCTGTTGCAATGATAGACGACCCGTTGACAGTTGGGCCAGAGCCCAACTCGACAATAGTAGGTCGAGCTCAAGGGATTTATGGTTCAGCTGATCAAAATGAGGCTGGCCTTCTCATGACCTACAATATTGTGTTCACAACTGGAAAGTATAACGGTAGCACGTTGAGTGTACTTGGTCGGAACCCAATATTTAACCAGTATCGTGAGATGTCAATCATTGGTGGTTCTGGAGTTTTCCGATTGGCTCAAGGTATCGCAACCGCGAAGACGTATTGGTTCAATACGACCAGTGGGGATGCTGTTGTTGAGTATAATGTTATAGTCCTGCATTACtcacattaa
- the LOC138338930 gene encoding uncharacterized protein encodes MPPPASTCSRSKEFCEQSQHQRMLQFLMGLNDNYSQARSQILLMPQLPSINQAYAMVNQDESQRMVAGSSRMMSDMVPTAMFTSKSCPSSLKHRRPYNPNAFCDFCNIKGHMRTDCNKLLKCDFCHKTGHLKGNGYKLIGYPADYKGKRDTIVAGNSTYHTGHVSQQYQSDKTKPIQSSHNPQMQSSYHNQMQVQFPYIPSSQQNVSQQHVPMPLFTPLQHQKLLKMLDEAKLDDISGTANMTDCHINGGDVLRRVLCVPAFKFNLMSVSQVTKDLNRCVTFYQNCFVFQDLGSGKVRVIGEEEDGLYTFYSQHGQYSHKISQSHQCMTTIQGMEVNANMWHQRLGYVPMGVIRKISTFHKFGNKFTLHKCDVCPLARQTKLHFPHSTSSSTCIFQLLHMDVWGPYRV; translated from the exons ATGCCTCCTCCAGCTTCTACATGTTCTAGATCTAAGGAATTTTGTGAGCAATCACAACATCAGAGAATGTTGCAATTTCTCATGGGGCTTAATGACAATTACAGTCAGGCTAGAAGCCAAATTTTGTTAATGCCACAACTCCCTAGCATCAATCAAGCTTATGCTATGGTTAATCAAGATGAAAGTCAAAGAATGGTAGCTGGATCAAGTAGAATGATGTCTGATATGGTTCCTACTGCAATGTTTACCTCTAAGTCTTGTCCTAGCAGTCTTAAACATAGAAGACCTTATAATCCAAATGCTTTTTGTGATTTCTGCAATATAAAAGGTCACATGAGGACTGATTGTAACAAACTACTGAAATGTGATTTCTGTCACAAAACTGGTCATCTTAAGGGTAATGGTTATAAACTGATTGGATATCCAGCTGATTACAAAGGAAAAAGAGATACAATTGTTGCTGGAAACTCTACTTATCATACAGGGCATGTATCTCAACAATACCAATCTGATAAAACAAAACCAATTCAATCATCTCACAATCCTCAGATGCagtcatcatatcataatcaaaTGCAAGTGCAATTTCCATATATTCCTTCTTCACAACAAAATGTATCTCAACAACATGTGCCTATGCCTTTATTCACACCATTGCAACATCAAAAACTACTCAAAATGCTTGATGAAGCTAAACTTGATGACATAAGTGGTACTGCTAATATGACAG ATTGTCACATAAACGGAGGTGATGTTCTTAGAAGAGTGTTATGTGTACCAGCTTTCAAATTCAATCTTATGTCAGTATCTCAAGTGACAAAAGATTTGAATCGCTGTGTCACATTTTACCaaaattgttttgtttttcagGACCTAGGATCTGGGAAGGTGAGAGTGATTGGTGAAGAGGAAGATGGACTTTACACTTTCTACTCTCAGCATGGTCAGTATAGTCACAAGATATCACAATCACACCAATGCATGACAACCATTCAGGGTATGGAGGTAAATGCAAATATGTGGCATCAAAGGCTGGGATATGTTCCCATGGGAGTCATCAGAAAAATTTCAACATTTCACAAGTTTGGTAACAAGTTTACTTTACATAAGTGTGATGTTTGTCCTCTTGCTAGGCAGACAAAATTGCATTTTCCACACAGTACTAGTAGTTCTACTTGTATTTTCCAGCTTCTACATATGGATGTTTGGGGTCCCTATAGAGTTTAA